One segment of Paraburkholderia sp. PREW-6R DNA contains the following:
- a CDS encoding RNA-binding protein produces the protein MNLIVRNIGESCSEQEIRDFLHNELGHYAKSIDVANAGKPGAYATVELDANVPYVGDIIARQINGKHLGGSALEASADLFSDEPPPAH, from the coding sequence ATGAACCTGATCGTGCGCAATATTGGCGAGTCGTGCAGCGAGCAGGAAATCCGCGATTTCCTACATAATGAGCTTGGACATTACGCAAAGAGCATCGACGTGGCGAATGCCGGCAAACCCGGCGCCTATGCCACGGTCGAACTCGACGCCAATGTGCCCTATGTAGGCGATATCATTGCGCGGCAGATCAACGGCAAGCATCTGGGCGGCTCAGCGCTCGAAGCAAGCGCGGATCTTTTCAGCGACGAGCCGCCGCCAGCGCACTGA
- a CDS encoding DMT family transporter, which yields MLAFFIAAVFVVLWSTGFVVARAITPYADPNLFLLARFAGTALIFALAALAARAAWPRGRALGLHLLAGALLQGIYLGAGYWAVAQGLSAGVMALLGALQPLATAAVAAPFFGERLSRRGWAGMALGLAGVVLVLEPKLTSTAAPVAHGNAPGWLVVTISLVAVGAITAGTLLQKTSLANADLRSASAVQNFGAALVAAVLALALALGEHRWIASATLWASLAWGIVMLSGASVTLLVWMVRRGDAARATALMFLAPPFAAVEGFVGFGETLLPVQIAGFIVALAGVVLARS from the coding sequence ATGCTCGCCTTCTTCATTGCCGCCGTATTCGTCGTCTTATGGTCAACCGGATTTGTCGTCGCCCGCGCGATCACGCCTTATGCCGACCCCAACCTGTTCCTGCTCGCGCGCTTCGCCGGCACCGCACTGATATTCGCGCTGGCGGCGTTGGCTGCGCGCGCCGCATGGCCGCGCGGCCGCGCGTTGGGCCTGCATCTGCTGGCAGGCGCGCTGTTGCAGGGCATCTACCTCGGCGCCGGCTACTGGGCCGTCGCGCAGGGGCTGAGCGCGGGCGTGATGGCGCTGCTCGGCGCGCTGCAACCCCTTGCCACTGCCGCCGTCGCAGCGCCGTTCTTCGGCGAGCGGCTGTCACGGCGCGGCTGGGCGGGCATGGCGCTCGGCCTCGCGGGCGTCGTGCTGGTACTCGAACCCAAGCTCACGTCGACGGCTGCGCCGGTCGCACATGGCAACGCGCCCGGCTGGCTCGTCGTGACGATCTCGCTTGTGGCGGTCGGCGCAATCACCGCCGGCACGTTGCTGCAGAAGACGTCGCTGGCAAACGCGGACCTGCGCAGCGCGAGCGCCGTACAGAACTTCGGCGCGGCGCTCGTCGCGGCGGTCCTCGCGCTCGCGCTCGCGCTCGGCGAACATCGCTGGATTGCCTCGGCGACGCTGTGGGCTTCGCTCGCATGGGGAATCGTGATGTTGTCGGGCGCGAGCGTGACGCTGCTCGTGTGGATGGTCCGGCGCGGCGATGCGGCGCGCGCTACCGCGCTGATGTTCCTCGCGCCGCCGTTTGCCGCTGTGGAAGGGTTCGTGGGGTTCGGCGAGACCCTATTGCCGGTGCAGATCGCGGGCTTCATAGTTGCGCTGGCCGGCGTGGTGCTGGCACGCTCGTGA
- a CDS encoding S53 family peptidase, with product MVNKHPLPGSERTVEQGSKVVGQCDPTERIEVFVLLRRQKQAQFNALMGRIEAGDPSVKPLSREALASEYGADPADLAKVKAFATAHGLTVVREDAAARSVVLGGTIAQFQAAFSVKLEHYEHHSVGQFRGRTGTISVPDDLNGVVEAVMGLDNRPQARPHFRIRPPFQPAKGQQTSFTPLQLASLYQFPQGDGSGQCVGIIELGGGYNASDLKTYFGSLGVPSPTVKSVGVDQGSNQPSGDPNGPDGEVTLDVEIVGAIVPAATIAVYFTQNSDAGFIDAVSRAVHDTINKPSVISISWGGPESSWTSQSLNAFNSVLQSAATLGVTVCVASGDSGSSDGTSGSEVDFPASSPYVLACGGTNLTASGTSIAHEVVWNDGAQGGAGGGGVSRAFPVPAWQNGLSAASTKGAKTALTGRGVPDVAGDASPLTGYSVLIDGSQTVVGGTSAVAPLWAALIARINATAGQPAGFINPKLYKAPGACNDITQGNNGAYAAATGWDACTGLGSPNGQKVAAAL from the coding sequence ATGGTCAATAAGCATCCGCTGCCGGGAAGCGAGCGTACGGTAGAACAAGGTTCGAAGGTCGTTGGGCAATGCGATCCCACGGAACGGATCGAGGTGTTCGTGTTGCTGCGCCGGCAGAAGCAGGCGCAGTTCAACGCGTTGATGGGCCGGATCGAAGCAGGCGACCCGAGCGTCAAACCGCTGTCGCGCGAGGCGCTCGCAAGCGAGTACGGCGCGGACCCGGCTGACCTCGCGAAGGTGAAGGCGTTCGCCACGGCGCACGGCTTGACGGTGGTTCGCGAGGACGCGGCGGCGCGCTCCGTCGTGCTGGGCGGCACGATCGCACAGTTCCAGGCTGCCTTCAGCGTCAAGCTGGAACACTACGAGCACCATAGCGTCGGGCAGTTCCGTGGCCGTACGGGCACGATCAGCGTGCCGGACGACCTGAACGGGGTCGTTGAAGCCGTGATGGGGCTCGACAATCGTCCGCAGGCGCGGCCACATTTTCGCATCCGTCCGCCGTTCCAGCCGGCCAAAGGCCAGCAGACATCTTTCACGCCGCTGCAGCTCGCGTCGCTTTACCAGTTTCCGCAGGGCGACGGCAGTGGGCAGTGCGTCGGGATCATCGAGCTGGGCGGCGGTTATAACGCGTCCGATCTGAAAACCTATTTCGGAAGTCTCGGCGTGCCGTCGCCCACGGTGAAGTCGGTCGGCGTCGATCAGGGCAGCAACCAGCCAAGCGGAGACCCGAACGGGCCGGACGGCGAAGTGACGCTCGACGTCGAAATTGTCGGCGCGATCGTGCCGGCCGCGACCATCGCGGTGTATTTCACGCAGAACAGCGACGCCGGCTTCATCGACGCGGTGAGCCGCGCGGTGCACGACACCATCAACAAGCCGTCGGTCATCTCGATCAGCTGGGGCGGCCCGGAGTCGAGCTGGACGAGCCAGTCGCTGAACGCGTTCAACAGCGTGCTGCAGTCGGCCGCTACACTGGGTGTGACGGTCTGCGTGGCCTCGGGCGACAGCGGCTCGAGCGACGGCACGAGCGGCAGCGAGGTCGATTTCCCGGCGTCGAGCCCGTACGTGCTTGCCTGCGGCGGCACCAACCTCACGGCGTCGGGCACGTCCATTGCCCATGAAGTCGTGTGGAACGACGGCGCGCAAGGCGGCGCGGGCGGCGGTGGCGTAAGCCGCGCGTTTCCCGTGCCGGCGTGGCAGAACGGCTTGTCGGCCGCGTCGACGAAGGGGGCGAAGACCGCGTTGACCGGGCGCGGCGTGCCCGATGTCGCGGGCGACGCATCGCCGCTTACCGGCTATAGCGTGCTGATCGACGGTTCACAGACGGTGGTGGGCGGCACCAGCGCGGTCGCGCCGCTGTGGGCGGCGCTGATTGCGCGGATCAACGCGACAGCCGGTCAGCCCGCCGGGTTTATCAATCCGAAGCTGTACAAGGCACCGGGCGCCTGCAACGACATCACGCAGGGCAACAACGGGGCTTACGCGGCGGCAACCGGCTGGGATGCGTGCACGGGGCTCGGCAGTCCCAATGGTCAGAAAGTGGCCGCCGCACTATAG
- a CDS encoding DeoR/GlpR family DNA-binding transcription regulator, whose product MLAEQRHQYILAQVAKTGALSVAELVRELNVSRETIRRDLNALAGRGLLVTTHGGALSSDRREPDLDTREAANAGAKQAIGERAAGFVPDGASLIIDSGSTTQAVARALLDRHRLVVYTNDWRIALLLGRRNDNRITLLGGELSDIEDATFGLDTVAQLTQYHADFAFIGAGGISPDGYLTDYSRMAAEVRSRMIAAADMVIVVADHSKFGRATPVRINGIESARYLVTELAPEKAIGKAITSHGPEILIA is encoded by the coding sequence ATGCTTGCAGAACAACGTCACCAATACATCCTGGCGCAAGTCGCCAAAACGGGCGCGCTCTCCGTGGCCGAGCTGGTCCGCGAACTGAATGTGTCGCGCGAAACGATCCGCCGCGACCTGAACGCATTGGCCGGACGCGGGCTACTGGTCACCACGCACGGCGGCGCGCTATCCAGCGACCGGCGCGAGCCCGACCTCGACACGCGTGAAGCGGCGAACGCCGGCGCGAAGCAGGCAATCGGCGAACGTGCAGCCGGGTTCGTGCCGGACGGCGCGTCGCTCATCATCGATTCGGGCAGCACCACGCAGGCGGTGGCGCGCGCGCTGCTCGACCGGCATCGGCTGGTGGTGTACACGAACGACTGGCGCATCGCGCTGCTGCTCGGCCGCCGCAATGACAATCGCATTACGCTGCTCGGCGGCGAATTGTCCGATATCGAAGACGCAACGTTCGGCCTCGACACCGTTGCGCAACTTACCCAGTATCACGCGGACTTTGCGTTCATCGGCGCGGGCGGCATTTCGCCGGACGGCTATCTGACCGACTACAGCCGCATGGCCGCCGAGGTGCGCAGCCGGATGATCGCGGCGGCCGACATGGTGATCGTGGTCGCCGACCATTCGAAATTCGGCCGCGCCACGCCGGTGCGCATCAACGGCATCGAATCGGCACGTTATCTGGTCACCGAGCTTGCGCCGGAAAAAGCGATCGGCAAGGCGATCACCTCACATGGTCCGGAAATCCTGATCGCATAA
- a CDS encoding AarF/UbiB family protein — MPPLFRRLSLLFHALRYGARLIWLAAPADHKLHWMIELIGRVHASGRSGDSLHDLLPALGPLATRFAQTLAQRPELASATLHDAIDAIDHMEAPLSPAESEQALQRAFGRPLGTLFSALDLVPVRSGFAEQTHFARLLEPVNGHRDVAVKLVRVAQLQQIGDELALLRWVARWLEKFSRTARRLQLRTLAQSFTDDVLRRFDLRAEAANLSQTGHHFDGDKRIVIPDVIWDLCTNHTLTMQRISTLPANDLPALHAHHVRLAPLAAHIVEVVTEQAFEHGFFHATLDARRVRVSIEPDTLGRLVLAEFSIMSSLSTGEREFFVHGATALFDQDYGRLAEMHRAAGHVPHDTRAEILEAELRTRAEAHFAAEPEDRSAGSLFHHLLHAVHPFEGAVPGRLATAQRSFHQAEMLARALHPGVDTWTITRGVLAGIAQRDVNHRGWIKRISRELPHLAHMLPRVPQLAVRYLQQEHDRARTPRQNAQMLADIGREYRRTRVLLWACAVCGGLLGAGTVLLIW, encoded by the coding sequence ATGCCGCCACTGTTTCGCCGACTATCACTGCTGTTCCACGCGTTGCGCTACGGTGCACGCCTGATCTGGCTGGCCGCGCCGGCCGATCACAAATTGCACTGGATGATCGAACTGATCGGCCGGGTGCACGCATCCGGCCGTAGCGGCGACAGTCTGCACGATCTGCTGCCGGCGCTGGGCCCGCTTGCGACCCGCTTTGCCCAAACGCTCGCGCAACGTCCGGAGCTCGCGAGCGCAACGCTACACGACGCGATCGACGCGATCGACCACATGGAAGCGCCGCTGTCGCCGGCCGAGTCCGAGCAGGCGTTGCAGCGCGCTTTCGGCCGACCGCTCGGCACGCTGTTCAGCGCGCTGGATCTGGTGCCGGTACGCAGCGGATTTGCCGAGCAGACGCACTTTGCACGGCTTCTGGAGCCGGTCAACGGGCATCGCGACGTGGCTGTCAAACTGGTGCGCGTCGCCCAGCTTCAGCAGATCGGCGACGAACTCGCGCTGTTGCGCTGGGTTGCGCGCTGGCTGGAAAAGTTTTCGCGCACCGCGCGCCGCCTGCAACTGCGCACGCTCGCCCAATCGTTCACCGACGACGTGCTGCGCCGTTTCGATCTGCGCGCCGAAGCCGCGAACCTGAGTCAGACCGGCCATCACTTCGACGGCGACAAACGCATCGTCATCCCGGATGTGATCTGGGATCTGTGCACGAACCACACGCTGACCATGCAGCGCATCAGCACCTTGCCGGCAAACGACCTGCCTGCCCTGCACGCGCATCACGTCCGGCTCGCGCCGCTCGCCGCGCACATCGTCGAAGTGGTGACCGAGCAGGCTTTCGAGCACGGGTTCTTCCACGCGACGCTCGATGCGCGCCGCGTGCGCGTGAGCATCGAGCCCGACACGTTGGGGCGTCTCGTGCTGGCGGAATTTTCGATCATGTCGAGTTTGTCGACGGGCGAGCGGGAGTTCTTCGTGCACGGCGCCACCGCGCTGTTCGACCAGGATTACGGACGACTCGCCGAGATGCATCGCGCCGCCGGCCACGTGCCGCACGACACGCGCGCGGAAATTCTCGAGGCCGAGCTTCGCACGCGCGCCGAAGCACATTTCGCGGCCGAGCCGGAGGACCGCTCGGCAGGTTCGCTGTTTCATCATCTGCTGCATGCGGTGCATCCTTTCGAGGGCGCGGTGCCGGGGCGCCTCGCCACTGCTCAGCGCTCGTTCCATCAGGCGGAGATGCTGGCGCGCGCGCTGCATCCCGGCGTCGATACCTGGACTATCACGCGTGGCGTGCTAGCCGGCATCGCACAACGCGACGTCAACCATCGCGGCTGGATCAAGCGCATTTCACGTGAACTGCCGCATCTCGCGCACATGCTGCCGCGTGTACCGCAACTCGCGGTCCGTTACCTGCAGCAGGAACACGATCGCGCACGCACGCCGCGCCAGAACGCGCAAATGCTCGCGGACATCGGCCGCGAATACCGCCGCACACGCGTGCTGCTCTGGGCTTGCGCAGTGTGCGGGGGGCTGCTCGGCGCAGGGACGGTGCTGCTCATCTGGTAG
- the phnS gene encoding 2-aminoethylphosphonate ABC transporter substrate-binding protein yields the protein MTKTNSLHATARLARKLLPALVAAAAFGGVAMQAHAADAVVLYTADGLENLYKDVLPAFEKKEGVKVNIVTAGSGEVVNRATIEKDQPKADVLVTLPPFIQQADQSGLLQAYQSANYKNVPAIAKASNGAWATFVNNYFSFAINPDVTKNQPKTFADLLQPDFSGKVAYSNPATAGDGMAVIILTSSLMGEDKAFDYLKKLEQSAKFHTKGTGYLDVLLSRNEIAVANGDLQMDLDDAANGGLSLKPVFLSATPGGQPTTFQLPYAIGLIKGGPNQAEGKKLIDYLMSTEVQAKVPDIFGIPGRTDVPLAGKNGEAVKQAISGVKLIPVDWNQVMTKKADWTTRWKNDVIGSSGKQIEVVKPK from the coding sequence ATGACAAAGACGAATTCCCTTCACGCGACGGCTCGCCTCGCGCGCAAACTGCTGCCGGCTCTGGTTGCCGCCGCGGCGTTCGGCGGCGTGGCGATGCAGGCTCATGCGGCCGACGCAGTGGTGCTGTACACCGCCGACGGCCTCGAAAATCTGTACAAGGATGTGCTGCCGGCCTTCGAAAAGAAGGAAGGCGTGAAGGTCAACATCGTGACGGCGGGTAGCGGCGAAGTGGTGAACCGCGCAACGATCGAAAAGGACCAGCCGAAGGCCGACGTGCTCGTCACGTTGCCGCCGTTCATCCAGCAAGCCGATCAGTCCGGTCTGCTGCAGGCTTATCAGAGCGCCAATTACAAGAACGTGCCCGCGATTGCCAAGGCGTCGAACGGCGCGTGGGCAACGTTCGTGAACAACTACTTCTCGTTCGCGATCAACCCGGACGTCACGAAGAACCAGCCGAAGACCTTCGCCGATCTGCTGCAGCCGGACTTCAGCGGCAAGGTCGCTTATTCGAACCCGGCCACGGCGGGCGACGGAATGGCCGTCATTATCCTGACGTCTTCGCTGATGGGTGAAGACAAGGCGTTCGACTATCTGAAGAAGCTTGAGCAGAGCGCCAAGTTCCACACCAAGGGCACGGGCTATCTCGACGTGCTGCTGTCGCGCAATGAAATCGCCGTCGCCAACGGCGACCTGCAAATGGATCTCGACGACGCCGCGAACGGCGGCCTGTCGCTCAAGCCGGTGTTCCTGTCGGCGACGCCCGGCGGCCAGCCGACCACGTTCCAGTTGCCGTACGCGATCGGTCTGATCAAAGGCGGCCCGAACCAGGCCGAGGGCAAGAAACTGATCGACTACCTGATGTCGACGGAAGTGCAGGCGAAGGTGCCGGACATCTTCGGCATTCCGGGCCGCACCGACGTGCCGCTCGCCGGCAAGAACGGCGAAGCCGTCAAGCAGGCGATCTCGGGCGTGAAGCTGATTCCGGTGGACTGGAATCAGGTCATGACGAAGAAGGCCGACTGGACCACGCGCTGGAAAAACGACGTGATCGGTTCGTCGGGCAAGCAGATCGAAGTGGTCAAACCGAAGTAA
- the nadE gene encoding ammonia-dependent NAD(+) synthetase: MTQPDSIARQSSIAAEMHVGADFSAEREIERRVDFLANYLRSSGLKTYVLGISGGIDSTTAGRLAQLAVERLRAAQYDARFVAIRLPYGIQKDEADAQEALRFIRADENLVIDVKPAADAMLAALDKSGLLFSDDSQQDFVHGNIKARQRMIAQYAVASARAGVVIGTDHAAESVMGFFTKFGDGGADILPLAGLNKRRVRAVGQQLGAPEALVHKVPTADLEMLRPQRPDEDAYGVPYEAIDDFLEGKPVSDAAHEVIMRYYEVTRHKRALPYTPFDWPDTRTP; encoded by the coding sequence ATGACGCAACCGGACTCAATCGCACGCCAGTCCAGCATCGCGGCGGAAATGCATGTGGGCGCCGACTTCAGCGCTGAGCGCGAAATCGAGCGCCGGGTAGATTTTCTGGCGAACTACTTACGCAGCAGTGGGCTGAAAACGTATGTGCTTGGCATTAGCGGCGGTATCGATTCGACAACCGCCGGGCGCCTCGCGCAACTTGCGGTCGAACGTCTGCGCGCCGCTCAGTACGATGCGCGTTTCGTCGCAATACGCCTGCCCTATGGCATTCAGAAAGACGAAGCAGACGCTCAGGAAGCGCTGCGCTTTATTCGCGCGGACGAAAATCTTGTCATTGATGTCAAACCCGCCGCGGATGCAATGCTCGCAGCATTGGATAAAAGCGGCCTGCTGTTTTCCGACGACTCGCAACAGGATTTCGTTCACGGCAATATCAAGGCGCGCCAGCGAATGATTGCGCAGTATGCCGTGGCGAGTGCGCGGGCCGGCGTCGTGATCGGCACGGACCATGCGGCTGAGTCGGTAATGGGCTTTTTTACGAAATTCGGCGACGGTGGCGCGGACATCCTGCCGCTTGCCGGCCTGAACAAACGGCGCGTGCGTGCTGTGGGACAGCAGTTGGGCGCGCCTGAAGCACTGGTGCACAAAGTGCCGACCGCCGACCTCGAAATGTTGCGCCCGCAACGTCCGGATGAAGACGCCTACGGTGTCCCGTACGAGGCGATCGACGACTTTCTGGAAGGCAAGCCCGTGAGCGATGCAGCGCACGAAGTCATCATGCGCTACTACGAAGTGACGCGCCACAAGCGCGCGTTGCCCTACACGCCGTTCGACTGGCCAGACACACGAACGCCCTGA
- a CDS encoding DUF1993 domain-containing protein encodes MPISMYQASLPVLIRGLTNLQAILGKAQAHAAEKQIDPSVFTQARLAPDMLPLVRQVYIASDTAKGCAARLAGVEAPKFDDVEQTFDELHARLQKTIDYLKEFNAQQIDGQEERQITLKMRTGPIEFTGMSYLFGFVLPNFYFHITTAYDILRHNGVELGKLDYLGTVK; translated from the coding sequence ATGCCCATTTCCATGTATCAAGCATCTCTGCCCGTGTTGATTCGCGGCTTGACGAATCTGCAGGCCATCCTTGGCAAGGCCCAGGCCCACGCTGCGGAGAAACAGATCGATCCGTCCGTGTTCACCCAGGCGAGGCTCGCGCCCGACATGTTGCCGCTCGTGCGCCAGGTCTATATCGCAAGCGACACCGCCAAAGGTTGCGCCGCGCGTCTGGCCGGCGTCGAAGCGCCGAAATTCGACGACGTCGAACAGACTTTCGACGAACTGCATGCCCGCCTTCAAAAGACGATTGATTATCTGAAAGAATTTAACGCGCAACAGATCGACGGACAGGAAGAGCGCCAGATCACGCTCAAAATGCGCACCGGTCCGATCGAGTTCACGGGCATGTCCTATCTGTTCGGTTTCGTGCTGCCGAATTTCTATTTTCACATCACGACGGCGTACGACATTCTCCGTCACAACGGCGTGGAACTCGGCAAACTCGATTATCTGGGTACGGTGAAGTAA
- a CDS encoding DUF1289 domain-containing protein: MSIDSPCIDICKFDSKTGFCIGCLRTRDECKSWKKMKDKHRRKIIEDRPRREHKLKK, translated from the coding sequence ATGAGCATTGATTCACCTTGTATCGACATCTGCAAGTTCGATAGCAAAACTGGCTTCTGCATTGGCTGTCTGCGCACGCGCGACGAGTGCAAGAGCTGGAAGAAGATGAAGGACAAACATCGCCGCAAGATTATCGAAGACCGGCCGCGCCGCGAGCACAAGCTCAAGAAGTAG
- a CDS encoding YnfA family protein, translating to MKTFLLYAITAVAEIVGCYLPWRWLKEGGSAWLLVPGALSLALFAWLLTLHGTAAGRVYAAYGGVYVAVAIAWLWCVDKVRPTLWDAAGAALTLAGMAIIAFQPRV from the coding sequence ATGAAAACATTCCTGCTTTATGCGATTACCGCCGTCGCTGAAATCGTGGGCTGCTATTTGCCGTGGCGCTGGCTCAAGGAAGGTGGTTCGGCCTGGCTACTGGTGCCGGGCGCGCTGAGTCTTGCGCTGTTCGCGTGGCTGCTGACATTGCATGGAACCGCCGCTGGCCGTGTTTATGCGGCCTACGGCGGTGTGTATGTGGCTGTCGCCATTGCGTGGCTGTGGTGCGTGGACAAGGTGCGGCCCACGCTATGGGACGCGGCTGGCGCGGCCCTTACGCTCGCCGGCATGGCGATCATTGCGTTCCAGCCTCGCGTGTGA
- a CDS encoding peptidase S1, whose translation MTNTESASVTPQSPHNSHATATQAAASAAHQSGDQPFFDPVAYGNGPDDSVTAIDETAAITHHSITIGGHKIDYTATAGHLVIVDPSSSQPEARMFYVAFTQDKQKEETRPVTFFYNGGPGSSSVFVLLGSFAPRRIKTSMPGFTPPAPYAMEDNPDSLLDKSDLVFINPVGTGYSAAIAPKTNRNFWGVDQDADSLKQFIKRFLTKNNRWNSPKYLYGESYGTARSCVLAYRLHEDGVDLNGVTLQSSILDYTQAGNPVGALPTAAADAWYHKKLGIAPRPTDLGTFAEEVAQFARTDYLAALRKFPATDDATVEKLSEYTGIDKATLIAWSLDITSYDSRGNSLFLTTLLKSQGLALGEYDGRVTAIGTGIAGKIDPNSGGNDPTMTAVTGVYTTMWNVYLNEQLKYTSNSSFTDLNDQAFQYWDFSHIDPTGAQKGVDSKGNVILYTAGDLAAVMALNPDLKVLSANGFFDYVTPFYQTVIDLQQMPLVSQQVRENLSARFYPSGHMVYLDAGSRTALKADLAKMYDTTVSNTQALGRIRALQARTVEKR comes from the coding sequence ATGACGAATACCGAGTCAGCTTCCGTTACTCCGCAGTCGCCGCACAATTCTCACGCCACGGCCACGCAGGCAGCCGCGAGCGCCGCGCATCAATCCGGCGACCAGCCGTTCTTCGATCCGGTTGCGTACGGCAACGGCCCGGACGACTCCGTCACGGCAATCGACGAAACTGCAGCGATCACGCATCATTCGATCACGATCGGCGGTCACAAGATCGACTACACCGCGACGGCGGGCCATTTGGTGATCGTCGACCCGAGCAGTTCGCAGCCGGAAGCGCGAATGTTTTATGTCGCGTTCACGCAGGACAAGCAGAAAGAGGAAACGCGGCCCGTGACGTTCTTCTATAACGGCGGCCCGGGGTCGTCGTCCGTGTTCGTGCTGCTCGGTTCGTTCGCGCCGCGCCGGATCAAGACCTCGATGCCCGGCTTCACGCCCCCCGCGCCGTACGCGATGGAAGACAATCCGGACAGTCTGCTCGACAAGAGCGACCTCGTGTTCATCAACCCGGTCGGCACCGGCTATTCGGCGGCGATCGCGCCGAAAACGAACCGCAATTTCTGGGGAGTGGACCAGGACGCCGATTCGCTCAAACAATTCATCAAGCGTTTTCTGACGAAGAACAATCGCTGGAATTCGCCGAAGTATCTTTATGGGGAATCGTACGGCACGGCACGCAGCTGCGTGCTGGCGTACCGGTTGCACGAAGACGGCGTGGATCTGAACGGCGTCACGCTGCAGTCGTCGATTCTCGACTATACGCAGGCGGGCAACCCGGTGGGCGCGCTGCCTACCGCCGCCGCGGACGCGTGGTACCACAAGAAGCTCGGCATTGCGCCGCGGCCGACCGACCTCGGAACGTTCGCCGAGGAAGTGGCGCAGTTTGCCCGCACCGACTATCTGGCGGCGCTGCGCAAATTCCCCGCCACCGATGACGCTACGGTCGAAAAGCTGAGCGAATACACGGGAATCGACAAGGCCACGCTGATTGCATGGAGCCTGGACATTACGTCTTACGACAGCCGCGGCAATTCGCTTTTTCTGACCACGCTGCTCAAGTCGCAAGGGCTGGCGCTCGGCGAGTATGACGGACGGGTGACGGCCATCGGCACCGGCATCGCAGGCAAGATCGACCCGAATTCCGGCGGCAACGATCCGACCATGACAGCGGTGACGGGTGTCTACACGACAATGTGGAACGTGTACCTGAACGAGCAGCTGAAGTACACCTCCAATTCCTCGTTCACGGATCTGAACGATCAGGCCTTCCAGTATTGGGATTTCAGCCATATCGATCCGACGGGGGCGCAGAAGGGCGTCGACAGCAAGGGCAATGTCATTCTTTACACCGCCGGCGACCTGGCCGCCGTGATGGCACTCAATCCGGATCTCAAGGTGCTGTCGGCAAACGGTTTTTTCGACTACGTGACGCCGTTTTACCAGACCGTGATCGATCTGCAGCAAATGCCGCTCGTGAGCCAGCAAGTCCGTGAGAACCTGTCGGCACGCTTCTATCCGTCGGGACACATGGTCTATCTTGACGCGGGGTCGCGCACCGCGTTGAAGGCAGATCTGGCGAAGATGTACGACACCACGGTGTCGAATACGCAGGCGCTTGGGCGGATTCGGGCGTTGCAGGCGCGCACGGTGGAGAAGAGGTAA
- a CDS encoding LysE family translocator: MISAHVLALFIAALFVVYAVPGPDMALVLQISIGRGIRSGLAAAGGLGIARATHVTLSACGVAALLRNAPWLYDVVRYGGAVYLAWVGVQIFRSPVFALPAGGASQPTSHPTGPNHKQPLRAAFVKGLLTSLLNPKALLFCSVLLPQFVRPEAGPVGWQMVELGAVLLAIGACFDTLFATGAARIAGWLRAHPLAQTLQRWTFSAALIGFALRLSLE; encoded by the coding sequence ATGATTTCCGCGCATGTGCTGGCTCTTTTTATCGCTGCGTTATTCGTCGTTTATGCCGTGCCCGGGCCTGACATGGCACTCGTGCTGCAAATCAGTATTGGCCGGGGCATTCGTAGTGGTCTGGCCGCGGCCGGTGGGCTCGGCATTGCGCGCGCGACACACGTCACGCTGTCGGCCTGCGGTGTGGCGGCACTGCTGCGCAACGCACCGTGGCTTTACGACGTGGTGCGCTACGGCGGCGCGGTCTATCTGGCGTGGGTGGGCGTACAGATATTTCGTTCGCCAGTGTTTGCGTTGCCGGCGGGCGGCGCGTCACAGCCAACGTCGCACCCGACAGGACCAAACCACAAGCAGCCGCTGCGCGCTGCGTTCGTTAAAGGCCTATTGACCAGCCTGCTTAATCCTAAAGCGCTGCTCTTCTGTTCGGTGCTGCTGCCGCAGTTCGTGCGACCCGAAGCGGGTCCTGTCGGCTGGCAGATGGTTGAACTGGGCGCGGTATTGCTCGCAATCGGCGCGTGCTTCGACACGTTGTTTGCGACAGGCGCCGCGCGCATAGCCGGATGGTTGCGCGCTCATCCGTTGGCCCAGACGCTACAGCGCTGGACTTTTTCGGCGGCGCTGATCGGTTTCGCACTCAGGCTCTCGCTGGAATGA